TTGAAGTCTTCAACAAGCTCTTCTGCAATTAATTTTCTTTGAATAAACTCATCCAAATAGGTAATGTAATAATTCCAATCCAGATTTTTTTCATTTTTGCCAAGGAATAGCTGTCCAATAGGTTGTTCTTCTTTTGAAATGGGAAAAATCGGAAAATCTGAGAATTTCCTACTTCTGACCTGATATGAAGCTTCCTTAAGGATATCGGATACTTTTACAAAATCTTTGGTGATTGTTCCTAAATATTTTCCGGATAATTCAGGATCGTTGAAATCTGATATCATGATTTTAAAGTTAATCGAACAACATTCTCTACGTGATAGGTCTGGGGGAACATGTCCACAGGCTGGATTTTGTCTATGACGTATTTTTCCGCCAATAAGGCGATGTCTCTTGCCTGTGTAGCTGGGTTACAGCTTACATAGACAATTTTTGGAGCTTCCAGTCTCAGAAGCATCTTTACTACATCCTCATGCATTCCTGCTCTAGGTGGATCTGTAATGATTACATCTGGTTTTGGGTGGTTTTTCAAGAATTCAACTTTCAAAATGTCTTTCATGTCTCCTGCATAGAAGGAGGTATTGTCCAATCCGTTGACTATTGAGTTTAACTTAGCGTCTTCTATCGCTGCCTCTACATATTCTATTCCTATGACAGCTTTTGCCTGCTTAGCTACAAAATTAGCAATGGTTCCTGTTCCGGTATATAAATCATATACAATCTCTTCTCCCTTCAAATCAGCAAATTCCCTGGCCACCCTGTAGAGTTCATAAGCTTGTTCAGAATTGGTCTGGTAAAAAGATTTTGGACCAATTCTGAATTTAAGATCTTCCATTTTTTCCTCAATGTAGTCTTTTCCATGATAGGTAATTACTTCTTGATCATGGAAAGTCTCATTTTTCTTTAAGTTAATGATGTACAAAAGGGAGGTAATAGAAGGAAAATTAAGTTTCAAAAACTGCATAACCCGCTCGATGCCATCGCGATCATTTTCCCCAAATTGGACAATAACC
This Cecembia calidifontis DNA region includes the following protein-coding sequences:
- the rlmD gene encoding 23S rRNA (uracil(1939)-C(5))-methyltransferase RlmD, translating into MSRKMKNKVVTNLKIERIAAEGKCVAHHEGKVVFVNNVAPGDVVDVRITKGKSSFMEGEAIAFHEYSKERVEPFCSHFGTCGGCKWQHINYELQKTYKRQQVLDQFTRIAKVAIPEVLPIIGSSHTQYYRNKLDFTFSNNRWLTREEINSGKSFERNALGFHIPKMFDKIIDIENCFLQGGISNEVRNRLREFALENGLSFYDLRNQVGLLRNLIIRTTSTDETMVIVQFGENDRDGIERVMQFLKLNFPSITSLLYIINLKKNETFHDQEVITYHGKDYIEEKMEDLKFRIGPKSFYQTNSEQAYELYRVAREFADLKGEEIVYDLYTGTGTIANFVAKQAKAVIGIEYVEAAIEDAKLNSIVNGLDNTSFYAGDMKDILKVEFLKNHPKPDVIITDPPRAGMHEDVVKMLLRLEAPKIVYVSCNPATQARDIALLAEKYVIDKIQPVDMFPQTYHVENVVRLTLKS